The following are encoded in a window of Castanea sativa cultivar Marrone di Chiusa Pesio chromosome 9, ASM4071231v1 genomic DNA:
- the LOC142610780 gene encoding (21S)-21-acetoxyl-apo-melianone synthase SDR-like translates to MNGTYKRLEGKVAIITGGASGIGASAVRIFREQGAKVVIADIQDELGQAIANKLGEDVCYIHCDVSNEDDVINLVDTTIAKHGKLDIMYNNAGVLDRPFGSILDTTKADLDRCIGVNLGGAFLGAKHAARVMVPQCKGVILFTASACTSIAGLSTHSYAASKYAILGLAKNLASELGQYGIRVNCVSPYAVLTGMNSKGLHEDVVSAAEVRATKMGNLQGQVLKPEGIARAALYLASDESDFVSGLNLVVDGGFSVVNPTMLKALKIVP, encoded by the exons ATGAACGGTACTTACAAAAG GTTGGAGGGCAAGGTGGCCATTATCACCGGGGGTGCAAGTGGGATTGGAGCAAGTGCCGTGCGCATATTTCGTGAACAAGGTGCTAAAGTTGTGATAGCCGATATCCAAGATGAACTTGGCCAAGCCATTGCCAATAAGCTAGGTGAAGATGTTTGCTACATCCACTGTGATGTATCGAACGAAGACGATGTTATTAATCTTGTAGACACAACCATTGCCAAACATGGAAAGCTCGACATCATGTACAACAATGCAGGCGTCTTAGACCGTCCCTTTGGGAGCATTTTGGATACCACAAAGGCAGACCTTGACCGATGCATCGGGGTTAACTTGGGTGGTGCTTTCCTAGGAGCCAAACATGCAGCAAGAGTCATGGTACCCCAATGCAAGGGTGTCATACTATTTACTGCTAGTGCTTGTACATCAATTGCAGGACTTTCAACTCACTCTTATGCTGCTTCAAAATATGCAATATTGGGTCTAGCCAAGAACTTGGCATCGGAGCTTGGGCAGTATGGTATAAGAGTGAATTGTGTTTCACCTTATGCTGTGCTGACAGGCATGAATTCAAAGGGTCTGCATGAAGATGTTGTTTCAGCAGCAGAAGTTAGAGCAACCAAGATGGGTAATCTGCAGGGGCAAGTTCTTAAGCCAGAGGGTATTGCACGGGCTGCTCTCTACTTGGCTAGTGATGAGTCTGATTTTGTGAGTGGGCTCAACCTTGTGGTGGATGGTGGGTTCAGTGTGGTCAATCCAACCATGTTGAAGGCTCTTAAAATTGTTCCATAA